In Paenibacillus ihbetae, the following are encoded in one genomic region:
- the trpE gene encoding anthranilate synthase component I, whose product MAHPSMEKVVAMAGEYNLIPVAIRLLADMETPIRLFQRYAERKRAFLLESVEGGVQWARYSFIGTDPFLMIRGKKGGIEIEMNGERSVLKGKPVEELKALLRKYRSPQLKDMPPFTGGAIGFFGYDLLQYYEKLPAHALDDLGMDDIRFMFCDQVIVFDHVKQQIMLIGNVHVEHGDTDEDIRQKYDHVRRRLEAAAEQLQEDGPRENVNSRSIPADVELGDIQSNMTKEKYMANVEQAKEYIRAGDIFQVVLSQRFHIETDVTPLHVYRVLRTLNPSPYMYYLKLDDDIIVGTSPEALVKVDGRRVETRPIAGTRPRGIDEAEDQLLAEELLQDEKERAEHLMLVDLGRNDLGRVSEFGSVKCDTFMEIEKYSHVMHMVSGVSGRLSENKDFFDAFLSCLPAGTVSGAPKLRAMEIIAELEREARGVYAGAIGYLGFGGNMDSCITIRTIIFRGGKAYVQAGAGIVWDSVPEKEYEETVNKAKGMLKAIRVAEAMFPANSGAEDFINQDYLYQYTP is encoded by the coding sequence ATGGCACATCCATCGATGGAGAAAGTGGTGGCAATGGCAGGCGAATATAATCTGATTCCGGTAGCGATCCGATTGCTGGCCGACATGGAAACGCCGATTCGCTTATTTCAGCGGTATGCGGAGCGGAAGCGGGCATTTTTACTTGAAAGCGTAGAGGGCGGCGTGCAATGGGCGCGCTATTCGTTCATCGGAACAGATCCCTTCTTGATGATTCGCGGCAAAAAAGGCGGCATCGAAATCGAAATGAACGGCGAGCGTTCCGTGCTGAAGGGAAAGCCGGTAGAAGAGCTTAAGGCGCTCTTGCGAAAATACCGCAGCCCGCAGCTCAAGGATATGCCTCCCTTTACAGGCGGGGCGATCGGATTTTTCGGATACGATCTGCTGCAGTATTACGAGAAGCTGCCTGCGCATGCGCTCGACGATTTGGGCATGGATGATATCCGGTTCATGTTCTGTGACCAGGTCATCGTGTTCGACCACGTGAAGCAGCAAATCATGCTTATCGGCAACGTGCACGTCGAGCACGGGGATACGGACGAGGACATTCGTCAGAAGTATGACCATGTACGCCGCAGGCTCGAGGCGGCGGCGGAGCAGCTGCAGGAAGACGGGCCGAGGGAGAATGTGAATTCCAGAAGCATTCCGGCAGATGTCGAGCTCGGAGATATTCAATCGAACATGACCAAAGAGAAATATATGGCCAACGTAGAGCAGGCGAAGGAGTATATTCGGGCTGGCGATATTTTTCAGGTCGTGCTCTCCCAGCGGTTTCATATTGAGACGGACGTAACGCCGCTTCATGTCTATCGCGTGCTTCGCACGCTGAATCCTTCGCCGTATATGTATTACCTCAAATTGGACGACGACATCATCGTGGGGACGTCGCCGGAAGCGCTGGTCAAGGTTGATGGACGTCGCGTAGAGACGAGACCGATTGCAGGAACCCGGCCAAGAGGCATCGACGAAGCCGAGGATCAGCTGCTGGCGGAGGAGCTGCTGCAAGACGAGAAGGAGCGGGCGGAGCATCTGATGCTGGTGGATCTGGGGCGTAACGACCTCGGACGCGTATCGGAGTTCGGCTCGGTGAAATGCGACACCTTTATGGAGATTGAAAAATACTCGCATGTGATGCATATGGTATCCGGGGTTTCCGGACGCCTCAGCGAGAATAAGGACTTCTTCGATGCATTCCTTTCCTGCCTTCCGGCCGGAACCGTGTCAGGCGCGCCGAAGCTCAGAGCGATGGAGATCATTGCGGAGCTGGAGCGGGAAGCCCGAGGCGTTTATGCCGGAGCGATCGGATATCTCGGCTTTGGCGGCAACATGGATTCCTGCATCACCATCCGGACGATTATTTTCCGCGGGGGAAAAGCATATGTTCAGGCCGGCGCCGGCATCGTCTGGGATTCCGTACCCGAGAAGGAGTATGAGGAGACGGTCAATAAAGCCAAAGGCATGCTGAAAGCGATCCGGGTAGCGGAAGCGATGTTCCCTGCTAACAGCGGCGCTGAGGATTTCATTAATCAGGATTACCTGTATCAATACACACCTTAA
- the aroH gene encoding chorismate mutase — translation MMNRGIRGATTVTRNEEQEILQETLRLLEEIVRRNDLQPEYISNIWITMTQDLDAAFPARAIRQLEGWDLVPLMCSVEIPVKGSLPRCIRFMVQVNTDKSQSEIKHVYLNEAKRLRPDLSGAGADKQN, via the coding sequence ATGATGAATCGGGGAATCCGGGGAGCCACAACGGTGACCCGCAATGAAGAGCAGGAGATTTTGCAGGAGACGCTTCGCCTGTTGGAAGAGATCGTTAGGCGCAACGACCTTCAGCCGGAATATATAAGCAACATCTGGATTACGATGACGCAGGATTTGGACGCGGCCTTCCCTGCTCGTGCCATCCGCCAGCTGGAGGGCTGGGACCTCGTGCCTTTGATGTGCTCCGTCGAAATACCGGTGAAGGGCAGTCTTCCGCGCTGTATCCGCTTCATGGTGCAGGTCAATACCGACAAGAGCCAGAGCGAGATCAAGCATGTGTATTTGAACGAAGCGAAGCGGCTTCGCCCGGATTTGTCCGGCGCGGGGGCCGACAAGCAAAATTAA
- the aroB gene encoding 3-dehydroquinate synthase — MRTLRVELGERSYPIYIGSGIMDSIGELSRKHGISVKSPQLIVTDDKVAPYYLAQVEQALTAEGYSVVTHTVPSGESSKSLQVYEEVMTTAIRGKLDRSSAVFALGGGVVGDLAGFVAATYMRGVTFVQIPTTILAHDSSVGGKVAVNHPLAKNMIGAFHQPAMVLYDVDTLKSLPPREVSSGLAEMVKHGLILDRDFAYWCRDHAEELLGLVPETLIYGLERGCAIKADVVSKDEREGGLRAILNLGHTIGHAIEAVGGYGRFLHGEAIAIGMAGSAMLAGMLGRDQSLYAETVGMLQALNLPVTLPADIMVEDIMDAMQHDKKFAEGRMVFIVPEAIGSVSIVKDVPVDAVRTVVEQLKGEVNT; from the coding sequence ATGAGGACGCTGCGAGTTGAATTGGGAGAGCGCTCATACCCCATCTATATCGGCTCAGGGATAATGGATTCGATCGGGGAACTGAGCCGAAAGCACGGCATTAGCGTCAAGAGCCCCCAGCTGATCGTAACGGATGACAAGGTAGCGCCTTATTACTTGGCCCAGGTTGAGCAAGCGTTGACAGCGGAAGGCTACTCGGTTGTTACGCATACCGTACCGTCCGGGGAATCCTCCAAATCGCTGCAAGTGTACGAGGAGGTTATGACAACCGCGATCCGCGGCAAGCTGGACCGCAGCTCGGCGGTGTTTGCCCTCGGAGGAGGCGTCGTCGGCGACCTCGCCGGCTTCGTCGCGGCTACTTATATGCGCGGGGTCACGTTCGTCCAGATCCCGACGACCATTCTCGCCCATGACAGCAGCGTGGGCGGCAAGGTTGCGGTCAACCACCCGCTTGCCAAAAACATGATCGGCGCCTTCCACCAGCCGGCGATGGTGCTCTATGACGTGGATACGCTGAAGTCTCTCCCGCCGCGCGAGGTCTCGTCCGGACTCGCCGAAATGGTGAAGCACGGGCTCATTTTGGATCGTGATTTCGCGTATTGGTGCCGGGATCATGCCGAGGAGCTGCTCGGGCTCGTTCCGGAGACGTTGATCTACGGCCTGGAGCGGGGCTGTGCCATTAAAGCCGATGTCGTCTCCAAGGACGAGCGGGAAGGCGGTCTTCGCGCCATTCTTAATTTGGGCCACACGATCGGCCATGCGATCGAAGCTGTCGGTGGTTACGGACGTTTCCTTCACGGGGAAGCGATTGCGATCGGAATGGCCGGCTCGGCTATGCTGGCAGGCATGCTGGGAAGAGACCAGAGCCTGTATGCCGAGACGGTCGGCATGCTGCAGGCATTGAATCTCCCGGTGACGCTTCCTGCCGATATCATGGTCGAGGACATTATGGACGCGATGCAGCATGACAAGAAATTCGCCGAAGGCCGGATGGTGTTTATCGTCCCCGAGGCCATCGGGTCAGTCAGCATCGTCAAGGATGTACCGGTCGATGCTGTTCGAACGGTCGTTGAACAGCTGAAGGGAGAGGTTAATACATGA